Part of the Porites lutea chromosome 14, jaPorLute2.1, whole genome shotgun sequence genome, TTGATGGTGCAGAAGTGAACCGCCAATTCATTAAGCTGCACTTTGCTGATGTAACTGAAGCCATAAAAGACAAGTTTATGACCCCAAATATCTATAATGGCAATTGCCCCATGATTTTCATAATGGATCCCAAGGTAAAACTGTCACATCCATTCAAAATGTTATAAACCATTATTGGATAAGGattttgtgatatctggaataatcaaggaTGAGGTAAGTGTTATCTGCTGAGCCAAGCTGAAATCAAGGCGCCTGATAACACTTACTGAGACCAATGTATAATACTGAAAGTAGgtcccccccccctgcccctcTGTAGTCAACTATAAAAAGATAACTGTTACCAAAAGAGGAACATCTAATTATGAATTACTCTTTTAAATGATCAACAGAATGGCAATGCATGctaattgctggtttgcacatgACATCATGGTGGCCATGCTTGTGGTGTGTTAGCtttaagaacaaaagcatttctctcctgtGGGAACTATACCCTATTTTCATTAAAATTCTTGGAGAAAAGTTATATTGTATTGACCACCAAGACACCACCAACATAGTTGCCTTTTCATGTGGTTGAAAGCCAAGAATCCACTTGGATCTGATTGTATGCCCACAGGACCccaaatatattatatattcaACTTGCAATTGTAAATCATTTCCTTATTAATGCTGgctttttggaacaaaatatttttcccatttcagcaTAATATTAAGAAACTAAGAAATAATATTCTCAAGAGCTCACTTGAAAAGACAAGCGAATCAACTAAATGTCTTCAATGGAACAACAAGCCTATTGTATGGGAACACTTTATCAATGCCTTCCGCTATGATCAAGGGGAATTCTCAATGTCCCTTCATGAGAAGCTCAAAGCAGAACACTTTTACTTAAACCCCAGCACCAAAATGAGGAATCACTTGGCAGAAGAGGTGCTTAACCAGAACATGTTAAGCTTAATGAAGGTTAGTAATGTAAACAATTGCAAACAACCTTGTAAAGAGTGATTGAGCGAAATAGACATTTTTATTGAATGATTAACTGTTCAGACAGTTACAGTGTACTATAGGTTAAATTCTTCTATTAccaattatattattatatgtGATTTGCAGAAATACCAGTAACAATATTATCTGCAACGACATTTAAGCtacataataatattaatatatgTAAAAATGCATACCTCTGATCCTGAATTCAATTTGTATCTGACAActtataacaataatattaatttatatatatgtatatacatGGAGCATTCCTCTAGAAACCACATGCTGCATATTTTAGCTGCCAATTTAGGAAGTTCCCTTTTTGAAACTCATACATAATGTTCTTAAGTAATAAAGTCCTTTGTTTCTGTATAAACACTAAGCATGCCACATCAAATTTGGTTTCTTACAGCAGTTCACTTTTCCATCTTTCTTTTACGTTTTTATTGTACATCCATtgactttttccttttctaggTGTAAATATATGATGTCGTACCACAAGTACAGTTCACATCCACAGGTAACAGCTACAGGTCACTATGCATCAGCTACAGATAAACATGCAGTACCAGCAAATATCTTCTTTACCAAATCTCAGGAGAAACTACAATGTATCATTTGTTATGAAAATCTGTTGATGGAAAAGTGACTATAGTAATGTTTGAAGTGACCTGTGGATTGTGACCTGTACTTTAGTCTCAGCCTGGTATGTTTAGCCCAAATTTTGGTAAATTACTTGGTCTAGCTACCCCTTAACCCTATACAAATGTATTGAAATCCCAGCCTACTAAAAACTTTAACATGAAGAAATTTTGACCTACTTTAGGCATACAAGAGGCATCTAATGAGTACACCTGGGCAGGATGGAGAGAGCGTAGACTCAACTATACTGTTGCTGAGCCACAGCTCAAAGATGATCCAGCTGTTCAATGATAAACTCACCATTTCAAGCCTAAACGACACAAGATTACAAGAACTGAGCTCCTTCCTAAATTTCCTGAGCCAGTGGAAGACTGCAAGTGGCAGGGATGGGAAGAAGTTTATCTCTGAGAAGCTGTACTTCGACTTGCAATCAATGATTTATGGTTTTCAAGGAATGGTTGCCACAAAGCTGAAAGAATTCAAAAATGCAACCATAAAACCTGCCATAATAAACCAGGATATAGTAGAGAACCATTTCTGCCAGGTACGCTCCTGTAATGGTCAGAATAACAACCCAACGTGGCGCCTTCAAGAGGCATGTCAAAGCTCTATAAGGCATGGACAGACCACCATAAGTCGTAAAAGCAATGCAGGAATGTTAAGTGTTAAAAAGAAAGTCTGAGA contains:
- the LOC140924256 gene encoding uncharacterized protein — protein: MLKLCMEEAKKNNLKPEDYWGGFVLDEMTIQEDIELVIKDGKHHLSGFVELGKIHSDMEALSGKADEPKMATHVLQFYFLGDSGFRFPIAQFPSGGCTASTLYFIFWEGVKKMLETGFTVYYCILDGAEVNRQFIKLHFADVTEAIKDKFMTPNIYNGNCPMIFIMDPKHNIKKLRNNILKSSLEKTSESTKCLQWNNKPIVWEHFINAFRYDQGEFSMSLHEKLKAEHFYLNPSTKMRNHLAEEVLNQNMLSLMKAYKRHLMSTPGQDGESVDSTILLLSHSSKMIQLFNDKLTISSLNDTRLQELSSFLNFLSQWKTASGRDGKKFISEKLYFDLQSMIYGFQGMVATKLKEFKNATIKPAIINQDIVENHFCQVRSCNGQNNNPTWRLQEACQSSIRHGQTTISRKSNAGMLSVKKKV